In a single window of the Drosophila miranda strain MSH22 chromosome XL, D.miranda_PacBio2.1, whole genome shotgun sequence genome:
- the LOC108164549 gene encoding uncharacterized protein LOC108164549, translated as MNRNPQVCSARVGPEVLLDAEESQLVRCRDTAVCPYVENSELARDETPETPLEISPYSNNPEISQKLQNSKSGSGKSTAIGPDVEDSQLVCYSELGSDEDLNEDEDDYQSGVQIIEIPKTPRGVAKVTRDRSEINMRMKRWQDKLNAYKGLVKRHHELCAIYEEKRLAVAAGLAEITREMDELGCWPDGVPEGQGDGADGNEMALVEADENLKSSGDGCTIC; from the exons ATGAATCGGAATCCTCAGGTATGCAGTGCGCGTGTAGGCCCAGAGGTTCTCCTAGATGCGGAAGAATCACAGTTGGTTCGTTGTCGGGACACAGCTGTTTGCCCATACGTGGAAAACTCCGAGTTGGCTCGCGATGAGACCCCGGAGACCCCCCTGGAAATATCTCCATACTCGAACAACCCAGAGATTTCCCAGAAGCTTCAGAACTCAAAGTCGGGATCCGGAAAGAGCACAGCCATTGGCCCAGACGTGGAAGACTCACAGCTGGTTTGCTATTCAGAGCTGGGGTCCGATGAGGACCTaaacgaggacgaggacgactACCAGTCGGGCGTACAGATCATAGAGATCCCTAAGACTCCCAGGGGAGTCGCAAAAGTGACCCGCGATAGGTCTGAGATCAATATGCGAATGAAGCGTTGGCAGGACAAACTGAACGCCTACAAGGGACTGGTGAAACGCCACCACGAGCTGTGCGCGATCTACGAGGAGAAACGACTTGCAGTAGCCGCAGGG CTGGCTGAGATTACCAGAGAAATGGACGAGTTGGGCTGCTGGCCCGATGGTGTCCCGGAGGGTCAAGGGGACGGCGCGGATGGGAACGAAATGGC ACTGGTCGAGGCAGATGAAAACCTGAAATCATCCGGAGATGGCTGCACTATTTGTTGA